ATGCGCGCACGGCGCCTCCGTCGGTGAGCTCGACGCCATGCAATTATTCTATGCCGAAACGCGCGGGATCGACCCGGCGAGTGCGCGCGCCTTGTTGCTCGAAGGCTTCATCATGGGCCTGTGGGACAGCGCGCAGGATGGGGAAGGGATCCGAACCGCGGCGCGCGACGCATTGCGGAGAATCGTATGAACGCGCCCATCCGCATCAACTCGCGCCTTGATGTGCGCAGCCAATTCCCGGCGATCGAGAATTGGCATTATCTCGACAGCGCCGCAACCGCGCAGAAACCGCAGGCGGTGATCGATGCGATCACCAATGCATACGCGTGCGATTACGCGACGGTGCACCGCGGCGTGTACCAGCGCTCGTCGGAAATGACGGTGCGTTACGAAGCGGCGCGCGCTGCTGCAGCAACGCTGATCGGCGGCGCACCGAACGAATTGATCTTCACGCGCGGTGCAACCGAGGCGATCAACCTCGTCGCGCGCACCCTGCCGAAGAACGGCCGCAACCGCGTGCTCGTCTCGCAGCTAGAGCATCACAGCAACATCGTGCCGTGGCAGCTCGCTGGCTTTGAGGTCGACGCGGTGCCGCTCACGTCTGACGGCCAAATCGATCTCGATGCCGCGGAAGTGATGCTCACGGAAGAGCATCGCATTGTTGGATTTGCGCACGTATCGAACGTTCTTGGCTCGATTCTCGACGCCAAGCGCGCGGCCGACATCGCGCATTCGAAAGGCGCGCTGCTTCTAATCGACGGATGCCAGGCAGTACCGCGCGTCAATGTGAACATTGGGAACATTGGCGCCGACTTTTATGCCTTCTCCGGCCACAAGCTTTACGGCCCGACCGGGATCGGCTGCCTCTGGGGCCGTTCCGACCTACTGCAGCAAATGCCTCCGTGGCAGGGCGGCGGCGCGATGATCGACGAGGTCAGGTTTGAACGATCGACCTTCCTCAATCCGCCGGCGCGGTTCGAAGCCGGGACGCCGCACATCGTCGGCGCAGTCGGGCTCCATGCGGCAATCGACTGGGTGCAGAACCTATCGCTCGACGCAATCCACGCGCACGAAGCCGCGCTCGTCGCGGAGGCACGGGACGCGCTTCGCCGAGTCGACGGCGTGACGATATACGGCCCTGAGGACAGCGCCGGAATCGTCAGCTTCAACGTCAACGGGGTGCATCCGCACGACACGGCCACCATATTGGATGACGCGGGCGTCGCTGTCCGCGCCGGGCATCATTGCGCGCAACCCCTGATGCGCGTGCTCGGTGTCCAGGCGACGGCGCGCGCGAGTTTTGCGGCGCACAGCGACACCTCGGACATCGAAGCGCTGGTGCGTGGCATCGAGCAGGTCAAACGGGTTTTTGCATGAACGAGGAACGCAAGATCGAGACGGAGGAAGTGACGGGTGTGCCGACCCCGCCGCGCGCTCGCGTAGTGCCCGAGACGACCACGGAAACCTTTGAGCGCAAGCGCGACTATCTCGCCGGCTTCCTGTCGGGCGAAAAAGAAGAGGAGCCCAAGGGCGGCGCCGGAAGCGACCTGCAGGCCACCGTCGTCGAGGCGCTGAAGTCGATCTATGACCCCGAAATCCCCGTCGACATCTATGAGCTCGGCCTGATCTACAACGTCGAGATCAGCGAGGATGGCGACGCTACGATCACCATGACGCTGACAACGCCGCACTGCCCGGTGGCGGAATCGCTGCCGCAGGAGGTCGAGCTGCGCGTGCTGTCGGTGCCCGGCATCCGCGACGCGGTCGTCAATCTGGTCTGGGATCCGCCGTGGGATCCGTCGAAGATGAGCGACGAGGCTCGCCTCGAATTGGGAATGCTATGAACAAGGAAACGAAAGTCCGCGCACGTCCGGCCGCGATCACGCTGACCCCCCGCGCCGAATCCCGCATCGCGGAACTCATGAGCCGCGCGCCCGAAGGCGCGATCGGCGTCAAGCTATCGACGCCGCGCCGCGGCTGCTCGGGCCTCGCTTATTCGGTCGATTATGTGTCCGACGAACAGCCCTTCGACGAGAAGATCGAAACGCCCGGCGGAACCTTCTACGTCGACGGCGCTTCCGTGCTCTATCTCATCGGCTCGACAATGGACTGGCGCGAGGACGATTTCGCTGCCGGCTTCGTGTTCGAAAACCCCAACGCGAAGGGCGCCTGCGGCTGCGGCGAAAGCTTCACCGTCTGACCGCATAATGGTATGATCGCCGCGAAAGGAGACTCTAATGCTCCTCATGGCCGCCGCGCTCATCTCCATATCCGCATCGAAGGCGACTGGGCCGCTCGCGCAACCGAAATCCTGTCCGCGTACCACCCGCTACTACGCCTGGGATCGCGATAAATCCATCGCTCCGCGCAAGCTCGCGCAGCTTCCGCCGGCCAACATCTACGCCACCGTCTACCGTCGCGTGGACGGATGCGAAGTGCCGCTAGTCGTCAAATATGGAGTCGGCGGCCGGTAACGAGTCACGCATCAGCCGAGGGGGAAACGGCATGTCACGAACGGCAACGCTTCTTTTCGCCATCATCTGCTACGCGATCTTCTTCGCGACCTTTCTCTACCTGATCGTCTTCGTCGGCGACTTCGCCTTCGCGACGGTGACCGTCGATAACGGACCGCAGGCTCCGCTCGCCGTCGCCCTCGTCGTCGATATTGCGCTGATGGCGCTCTTCGGGCTGCAGCACAGCATGATGGCAAGGCCTGCGTTCAAGGCGAGGTGGACGCGCATCGTTCCTCCCGCAGCCGAACGTAGCGTGTACGTCCTCGCGGCGAGCATCGCGCTGATGATCCTGTTCCTGGGATGGCGCCCGATCGACACGATCGTCTGGAACTTCACCAACCCAATCCTCCACGACCTCATCTGGGTGCTGTTCTGGGCGGGTTGGGCAACGGTGCTGGTCAGCACCTTCCTCATCAATCATTTCGAGCTGTTCGGTCTGCAGCAGGCGTGGTTCCACGTCAGCGGACGCCAGGCCGCAAAGCCCGAGCTGCGCCAGCCAGTGTTCTACCGCTACGTCGCGCACCCGCTCTATAGCGGCTTCTTCCTCTCCTTTTGGGCAACGCCGGAAATGACCGCGGGACACTTGCTCCTCGCGCTTGGCCTGTCGGCCTACATGCTGATCGCTATCCGATATGAGGAGCACGACCTCACCAACCAGTTTGGCGAGGAGTATCGCCGCTACCGGTCAAGCGTGGGCGGGTTGATCCCGCGATTCAGGCGACGGGACCGAAATCCCGCCGCCTGACCCCCTGATTCCGTCTAGAAAGCGAGGTTGAAGCGAAGTGCCGCGCCCGTGTCGTCGCTTGCGGCGGCGATATGGCCAGGCTGACGCCGGTAAAAGATATTGCCGCCGAACCAGGCGCGGTCGCCTAGCAGGCTCGCGCCGTAGCTCAGCTCGGTGTCGATCTCCCGCCCGCTCGGCGTCAACGACATGGTGGTCAGCATGTCGGTCGCCGACAGCGTCGCGTAATCGTAGGACGTCGGCAGCATCATCGCGAAGCCGCCATGCTCGACGCGCAACGGCTGCGCGATGCGCAGGCCGAGCCGATCGCTGCTTCCAAACAGACCCAGCTTCGACAGATCGAAGCCGTAGGCCGCCGTCTGGAACCTACCCGCCGCGAAGTCGGTCCAACCACGCCGCGCCGTTAGCTCAGCGCTCCATCCCTTACCGAAGTCGTGCCGCGCGTCCGCGTCGAGGAACAAGGTCGTCGCGTCGCCGCCGCCCAGCGCGCCGGTCATCCGGCCGCCGAGCAACGTCTGCTTCTCTTCAAGCCGGCTGACGCCAGCCGAAAGCCAGTTGCTGCCGAACGTGCGATCGACCGCGACGCTGGTGTAGCGATAGGGTGAACCGGTCGCGCTGGTCTTCACTTCCTGCCAGACGTTCCCGCTCTCCCCCGAAAGGGTGACGCCGGTGCGGCCAAACGAATGGCGGATGGCTAGGCTACCGTCGCGTGAGGCGGCGAAGCCGGGATCGCCAGCGATGTCCTTCGCGATCAGGAAGGCGCAAGTCATTGCGCCATTGAGGCGGCGCTCCATCGCTTTCGATCCTTCGGCCATGCCGAATGCGACGGCTGTCTCGCGATCGATCCGCGCCACCGCCGATCCCGCGATCAGCCGTGCCTTGCGGGCGTCCTGCGGACCGATGCCGAGGCGGTCGAGCGCGAATCCGTCGATGAGATCGTGGCGCTCGGTTACCGTCATGGCGATGCTGATCGGGCCGGCGCTGCTGCCTGCGACTTTCACGTCATTCTGCAGCGACCGCGCAAGCGGATGGTCCACCTGCGCGCTGCGCAGCGACTTTGCCAAGTCCATCACATAAGCGCGGTCGTAGCCGTCGAGCACAATTGCGCCGAGCGACTGTCCAGTCTGTGCTGCGTCGCCCGCCGCCGACGGCAAGTCGCCGCCGGTGCCGGCCACTGCAACCTTGCTGTCCGCCATGCTGAGCGCGCCCTGCGGCTTGAACGCATTCTGGATGTTTAGCCGGCCGCGGCCATATACTGGATCGGTACCTGCTGTTCCAAGATCGTCGGCGCTGCTCAGCAATATCTCGACGATCTGCTTGCCCGTCAGGCTCGGGAACGCCTGCGCCATGAGCGCAACTGCGCCGCTGATCACCGGGGCCGAGAAGCTGGTGCCCGACCAACGAAATTGCGTTCCGGTCTGGTCCGGCGCGCGGTCGTTCTCGCCGACCGCCGTCAGGTAATATGCCGCGCCAGTACCCGCCTGGTCGGAGAAGGTCGAAATTTGCCCCGTGGCGCCAACGGACCCGGCAATGATCACGCTTCCGGGAAACTGCTGCGCAGGCGTGAGTGCGAAAGCGTCCGGGTTGGGCGTGCTGTCGTTGCCGGCGGAGATGACGATGACAACGCCCGCGCTCACGGCACGCTGCATCGCCGACAGAAGGACAGCCCCGGGCTGCGAACCGCCGAGAGACAGGTTGATGACCTTCGCACCGGCTGAGCGCGCGGCGTCGATCCCTGCCGCAATCGAATTGTCGTAGAAGGTGCAGCCGTCGGTCTGCGAGCAGGTGCCGGGCTGATCGGCGCGTTCGCTGACGATCGTCGCGTCGAACGCCACGCCCATCGTGTCAACGCCATTCCGGGCCGCAGCCGCTACCGCGCTGACGGCAGTGCCGTGACCGCCTTCGTCGCTAATGCCGCGTGACGCGGCAACGTCGCCGCTGGCAGGGTCGATGCGACCCGCGAACTCGGCGAGCGCGGGATTGATACCGCTGTCGACGACGCCGATCTTCACACCCTTGCCCGTCGCGCCCGCGTTGTAGGCTGCAATCGCATTGGCGGCGACGCTGTAGCCGGAACTGCGATACTCGGCCGTGTCGTATCCCCCCGTCGGGGTCGGCGTGGGCGTCGGCGTAGGAGTTGGCGTTGGCGTTGGCGTTGGCGTGGGAGTCGGCGTCGTTGGCGCGATCGGGATCGGCTGGACGCCGCCGCCCCCGCCTCCACCGCACGCCGTAAGTCCCAGTGCAAACACAACCGCGCACGAAGACGTGCCCAACAGGCGCCTATTCATGATCCCTCCACCCAAACCGTTGAAAACGCACGGCTTCTCGGCAACAATTATGCTTTCTAATTCCTTTCAATTTGCTGAAGGGCCGAAAGCGTCTAGGGCACCGGCGGCCATGGACCCGCGCTTCGCTCACATCCGCGACTGGATCTTCGACCTCGACAATTGCCTGTACCCGGCGGGCAGCCGGCTGTTCGAGCTAATCGACCAGAAGATGACGGCCTATATCGAGCGTCTGCTCAACGTCGACGCGATCGAAGCCCGTCGTATTCAGAAGATGCACTTCCATGGGTCCGGCACCACGCTCGCGGGGTTGATGAAGCATCACGACGTCGATCCCCATCATTTCATGGGCGATGTGCACGATGTTCCGCTCGATCGGCTCACCCAGGACGACCGCCTCGTCGCGGCCATAGGTCGGCTGCCCGGCCGGAAGTTCATTCATACCAACGGTAATGCCGATTATGCGTGGAAGGTACTCGACCGGCTCGGGCTGGCGGCTGAGATCGATCACCTCCACGACATCTTCGCGGCTGACCTCACGCCAAAGCCCGAGGCGCATGGCTATCGGAAGCTGCTCGATCAGTTCGGCGTCGAGCCGACGCAGGCGCTGATGGTCGAGGACATGGTCCGCAACCTGACACCGGCCAAGCAGCTCGGCATGACCACGGTCTGGGTCGACAACGGGTCTGAGCGCGGCAATCACGGCTATGACGAAGCGATCGTCGATTACCGGATTACCGATGTCGGCGAGTGGCTCGACAGCATTGTGGGGAATGACGAATGAATGAGCAGCTGCAGTCCGTGATCGAGCGCGCATGGGACGAGCGGGACTCGATAGGCCCGTCGACCAAGGGCGAAGTCCGGCACGCCGTCGATGCCGCACTCACCGCGCTCGACAGCGGCGGCGCCCGCATCGCGGAGAAGAATGGCGACGAGTGGACCGTCCATCAGTGGCTGAAGAAGGCCGTGCTCCTGTCCTTCCGGCTCAATCCCATGGAAGCGATTTCCGGCGGCCCCGGCGGATCGCACTGGTGGGATAAGGTGCCTTCGAAATTCGCCGGCTGGGGCGAGAGGGAATTTGCGGATGCCGCCTTCCGCGCGGTGCCTGGCGCTATTGTCCGCCGCGGTGCTTACATCGCGCCTGGCGCTGTGCTGATGCCGAGCTTCGTCAACATCGGTGCGCGCGTCGGGGAAGGCACGATGATCGATACCTGGGCGACCGTGGGCAGCTGCGCCCAGATCGGCAGCAACGTCCACATCTCCGGCGGCGCCGGGATCGGCGGGGTGCTCGAGCCGCTTCAGGCTGGCCCGGTCATCATCGAGGACGATTGCTTTGTCGGCGCTCGCTCCGAAGTCGCCGAGGGCGTGGTTGTCGAGCGCGGATCCGTGCTTTCGATGGGCGTCTTCCTCGGCGCCTCGACCAAGATCGTCGACCGCGCGACAGGCGAAGTCTACTACGGACGCGTACCGGCTTATTCGGTCGTCGTTCCCGGCGCATTGCCGGGTAAGGAAGGCGGCCCGTCGCTTGCCTGCGCGGTGATTGTGAAGCGTGTCGACGAACGCACGCGATCAAAAACCAGCATCAATGAGCTTCTCCGCGACTAATAAGCTCAGCTTATAGGCAGGACTCCACCATTTGTTGGCGGCGCACCGTGCCGCTCCATAGCTTCACGGGCTATGAAACCCGTTCCTCCCCAGTCGTTTGACCGCAAGCAGGCGGAAGCCGCTGCGCCCCTCCCCGCTCATGACGCGCACGTGATTCGTACCGTCATGAACCGCAGCGACTGGCTGATCCTTGGCGTGCTCGCGCTCATCTGGGGCGGGGCCTTCTTCTTCATCGGCGTCGCCGTGAAGCATGTGCACCCGCTGACTTACGTCTGGCTGCGGCTGACCATCGCCGCCGTGGCGATGTGGGCATTCCTTCGCTTCAAGGGACAACCGCTTGGCCTGCCGAAAGGCGCCTGGGGTTCGATCTTCCTGCTCGCAGTGCTTAACAATGCGCTGCCGTTCACGCTTTTCGGCTGGGGCCAGACGCACATTGCGAGTGGCCTCGCCGCGATTCTCAACGCCACCACCCCGATCTGGGGCGTGATCGTTGCTCACTTCCTCACCAGCGACGAGCGCATGAGCCCGCGCAAGATCGCCGGCGTCGTCCTCGGCTTCGGCGGTGTCGCGACAATGATCGGCCCGTCGCTACTATCGAGCATCGGCACCAGCGCGCTGGCCCAGCTCGCATGCGTCACCGCATCGCTCAGCTATGCGCTCGCCGCCGTCTGGGCCCGCCGGTTCCGCCGCCAGGGCATTTCGCCGCTGAGCGTCACCACGGGCCAGCTCACCGCCGGCGCCCTCGTGATGCTCCCGGTTTCGATGATCTTCGACCAGCCCTGGACCCGGCCGCTGCCGCCCCTCGGCGCATGGGGCGCCATCGTCGCGCTCGCGCTCCTCTGCACGGCGTTCGGCTACGTCCTTTACTTCCGGCTGATCGACAAGGCCGGTGCGACCAATGCGCTGCTGGTGACCCTTCTCGTACCGCCGGTCGCAATCCTTCTCGGCGGGCTGTTCCTTCACGAAACGCTGGCGCCGCAGGATTTCCTCGGGCTCGCCCTGATCGCGCTTGGCCTTGCCGCGATCGACGGGCGACTGCTCAGAGCTTTCCCGATGCGCCGGCTTCGGACAGTAGTTTAGCGGCCTCGGCGCTCGTCCAATCTAGATCGCCGACGTAGCGCCAGACTTCCTTGCCCTGCGCGTCGAGCAGGATCGTCGTCGGCAAAACCGTGTCGGGCCCAAGCGCGCCCGACAAGGCCATCTTCTCGTCCTGGTAAGCACCCAGTGTCTGGATCTTGTGCGCTTCCAGAAAGGCCTCGACCGATGCGTGCGGGCCGCTGTCCTGGCTGACCGCGATCACCTGCACGCCCCCAGCCTTCTGTTGCGCTGCCGCTAGCCGGTCGAGCGTCGGCAACTCCTTGACGCAGGGCGCGCACCAGGTCGCCCACAGATTCACCAGGACCGTCTTGCCCATTAGCTCTGCAAGGCTGGCGTCTTCGCCGTCCGCGCTCTTGAACGTCGCGTCTGGCGCCGCCTGCCCGCGATGGCTGCGGTCGACGCCCTTTACCGGTCCGGCGGGCTGTTCGCTGGCAGCAACATTCTCCGCCGGCGATTGTTCGGCTGGCTTGTGGCAGGCGCTGACGGCGAACAAGACGGAGCAAATGAGCAAGGTGCGCATGATCGGCGGCGCTAGCGCAAGCTACGGCGAACGGCTAGTCGAGAGCCCGATGCAGACCTCGCGCCTCCTGCCCCTCGCCGCGCTGATTGCGCTTGGAAGCTGCGGCCACGTTGCGGAGTTGAAGCCGCCTACCGGGAAGGCTCTTCCGGTCAAGCCGTTGATGGCGAAGACCGCGCCCGATGCACGCGAGCTGCTGACGCCCCCGCCCTATGCGCGGCCCAACCGCGTCGACGAACTCATCCGCCAGCCGCGGGAGCGCCAGCCCGACCCATTCGACCTGCCGCCGCCGACCGGCGGTGTGGCGCCTTCGCTTCCTGCCGGATCGGACCCTCAGCCGGTCACCAACGAGACCGGCCCTTCAACACCCGGAGATTGAGCCCGCATGTCCAATCGCGTTCGCAAGGCGGTGTTCCCCGTCGCCGGCCTCGGCACCCGCCTGCTTCCGGCCACCAAGACGATCCCGAAAGAGATGATCACGGTCGTCGACCGTCCGCTCATCCAGTACGCGGTCGATGAAGCGCGCGAAGCCGGGATCGAACAGATGATCTTCGTCACCGGCCGCGGCAAGTCCGCGCTGGTCGACTATTTCGACGTGGCGTTCGAGCTCGAAGCGACGATGCGCGGCAAGAGCAAGAGCCTGGACATACTGGAACCATCGAACGCACGCTTCGGCGAGATTGTCTCCGTCCGCCAGCAGCAGCCGCTCGGCCTCGGCCACGCCGTCTGGTGCGCCCGGGACATCGTCGGCGACGAGCCCTTCGCAGTCCTGCTCCCCGACGAGCTGATGTACGGCAAGCCCAACTGTCTCACCCAGATGGTCGAGGCGTTCGAGCGCGTTGGCGGAAACATCGTCGCGGCGCTCGAAGTACCCGACAGCGAAACGCATCAGTACGGCGTCATCGATCCTGGCGAGACCAATGGTCTGCTGACAGAGATCCGCGGTCTGGTCGAAAAGCCGAAGCCCGGCACGGCGCCCTCAAACCTAATGCTTCCCGGCCGCTACATCCTTCAACCCGAGGTGATGCGCGAGCTCGACGCTCAGGAAACGGGCGCGGGCGGCGAAATCCAGCTGACCGATGCAATGGCCAAGTTGATCGGAAGGCAGCCATTCCACGGCTACCGCTTTAAGGGCGAACGTTACGACTGCGGCAGCGCAGCGGGCTTCGTTATCGCCAACCTTGCGATGGCGGTCGAGCGGGAGGACGTCGGACCGAAGGTCCGCGAGTTCATCGCGACGCTTTAGATTTCACTTCGGCGAGCTGGTCCTTGAGTTCCCCGATCTGGATGGCGCGTTCGACGATGCGCGCGTCCAGCACCGCATTGTCTTCGCGCAGCCGCTGGAGGGTGCGCGCCCGGTCAAGCCGGCGCTCGATCCGCGCGAACAGCACCTCGAAGTGGAACGGCTTCAGGATCACATCGTCGGCGCCCGCTTCATAGGCCTCGACCGCGCCCGCCGGCTTCGACTTGCCGGTAATCAGCATCACCGGGAGCTCGCGCCAGATCGCCTCACCGCGGATCACGCGCGCGAGATCCGCGCCGCTCATGCGCGGCATATAGAGTTCGGCGAGAACCAGATCGATCGGCTGGCGATGAAGCTCGGCCACGGCCGCCTGCCCGCAATCCGCTGCCGACACGCGATAACCCGCCTCAACCAACCGCCGTGTGAGCACGCCGAGGTTCGTCTTGTTCGGATCAACCACGAGGATGCGCGGCCGCTCTTCGGGCACAGTTGGAAAGCGAATATCCATCCAGGTTTGACTACGCGAAGATGGTTAATAGCCGATAACCGCGCCTTAAGGCTCCAGCTCGACGTCCCAGTAGAGATAGTCGCGCCAACTCTGGTGCAGATAGTTTGGCGGGAATGCGCGGCCGTGCTCCTGCAGCTGCCAGCTTGTGGGACGGATCGGCTCGTGCATGATGTGCATGTGCGCTTCCGCGGGCGTCCGGCCGCCCTTGCGCAGGTTGCAGGGCGCGCAGGCAGTCGCGACATTTTCCCACATCGTGCGGCCGCCTTGCGCGCGCGGCACCACGTGATCAAACGTCAGCTCCTTGTGCGACCCGCAATAGACGCAACGAAATTTGTCGCGGAGGAAGAGGTTGAACCGGGTGAACGCCGGATATTCGTTCGGCTTCACGAATTGGCGAAGCGCGATCACCGATGGCAGCTTCAGCGCGGTGCTCGGACTGTGCACCTCGCGCTCGTAATGAGCGACGACGTCGACGCGTTCGAGGAACATCGCCTTGACCGCGGTCTGCCATGGCCACAGCGAAAGCGGATAATAAGACAGCGGCGTATAGTCGGCGTTGAGAACCAGCGCCGGGCAGCTATCGGGATGGCGGATCAGCTCGGGGTGATACATACGAAGCCAGCACAGCCTTTCGTTCGGTTCGAACCGAACTGCTGCTCCCCGGCCTCGTCGCACTCAAGGAGGAGAGGGCGGCGCGGCCCGTCTTCCCTTGTTGACCACCGGATGCCAACCCGGCGTGACATGCGCATGACACCACTTTCACTGACTCAGCGTCAAGAGTCCTTTGCGCAACAGGTCAAATGTTCATAACCCGCTTCGCCCCCAGTCCGAGCGGCCGGCTGCACCTCGGCCATGCTTACAGCGCCGCGATCGGCCATGCGCGGGCGCGGGAGAGTGGCGGCAAGTTCAGGCTGCGGATCGAGGATCTCGACCAGACCCGCTGTAAGCCGGAGTTCGTGGATGGCATCTTCGAGGACTTGCGTTGGCTTGGTCTCGACTGGGAGGAGCCGGTTCTTGTCCAATCTGAGCGCACGGCTGCCTACGCGGATGCCCTCGAGCAATTGAAGTCGGAAGGCCTCGCATACCCCTGTTTCTGCACCCGCGCCGACATTGCCCAATCGCTCACAGCGCCACATGGCGATGCCGCGACCAGCTATCCGGGCACCTGCCGCGGTCTGGCCGACGATCCTGAGCGCCGGGCGGCGACTCCCCATTCGTGGCGGCTAGACTCCGCAAAGGCGCTGGGAATGACGGGCCTGCCGAGCTGGCGCGAGGCCGACGGCGCGGAATTCACCGCTTCCGGGCGGGACATCGGCGACGCCATCCTCGCGCGCAAGGACGCACCCGCTTCCTATCATCTCTCCTGCGTCGTCGACGATGCGGCGAGCGGCGTGACGATGGTCGTCCGCGGCGCCGACCTCCGCGCCTCGACGCCCGTCCAGCGGCTGCTCCAGATACTGCTCGACCTCCCCGAGCCGGTATATCTTCATCATCAGATCGTCGCGCACGAGGAGGGACGGCGCCTCGCCAAGCGCGACCTCGCGCCGACGCTCGCCGCAATGCGGGATGGCGGCATCGACGGGCCCACCCTCGCGGTGCAGCTCCTTACCGGCCTTCTCCCGTCTGGCTTTCGGCTTCAGGAAGCCTAAATAGCGCCCATGACTCCGAATGTGATCCTGATCGTTCTTCTGGTCTTGGCAATGGGCGCAACGGCCTATGTCCTCGTGCGCGGCGTCATCGCCATGGCATCCGGCAAGGACGTCACCGGCGAGCAACAGCAGGACTACATGCGCAAGCGCGTGCTGTTCCAGGCGGTCGCGATCGTCATCGTGATCCTCATCCTCGTCGTCGCCGGCCAGGCCGGCCACTAAGGCTTGGTCAAGCTCAATAAGATCTACACGCGCACGGGCGACGCCGGCACCGCCGGCCTCGTCGACGGCTCGCGCGTAAGCAAGTCGAGCGCGCGTATGTCGGCCATCGGCGAGGTCGACGAAGCCAATGCCGCCGTCGGGCTCGCCATTTCCGCGATCGACGATGAGGCGCTGAAGCGGCGGCTTCTCACGATCCAGAATGACCTGTTCGATCTCGGCGCCGACGTCGCGACGCCGGGTGAAATCGACGGCGCGCTTCGCATCGTCGCCCCGC
This portion of the Sphingomonas limnosediminicola genome encodes:
- the gluQRS gene encoding tRNA glutamyl-Q(34) synthetase GluQRS produces the protein MFITRFAPSPSGRLHLGHAYSAAIGHARARESGGKFRLRIEDLDQTRCKPEFVDGIFEDLRWLGLDWEEPVLVQSERTAAYADALEQLKSEGLAYPCFCTRADIAQSLTAPHGDAATSYPGTCRGLADDPERRAATPHSWRLDSAKALGMTGLPSWREADGAEFTASGRDIGDAILARKDAPASYHLSCVVDDAASGVTMVVRGADLRASTPVQRLLQILLDLPEPVYLHHQIVAHEEGRRLAKRDLAPTLAAMRDGGIDGPTLAVQLLTGLLPSGFRLQEA
- a CDS encoding response regulator — its product is MDIRFPTVPEERPRILVVDPNKTNLGVLTRRLVEAGYRVSAADCGQAAVAELHRQPIDLVLAELYMPRMSGADLARVIRGEAIWRELPVMLITGKSKPAGAVEAYEAGADDVILKPFHFEVLFARIERRLDRARTLQRLREDNAVLDARIVERAIQIGELKDQLAEVKSKASR
- a CDS encoding twin transmembrane helix small protein — protein: MTPNVILIVLLVLAMGATAYVLVRGVIAMASGKDVTGEQQQDYMRKRVLFQAVAIVIVILILVVAGQAGH
- a CDS encoding UTP--glucose-1-phosphate uridylyltransferase; its protein translation is MSNRVRKAVFPVAGLGTRLLPATKTIPKEMITVVDRPLIQYAVDEAREAGIEQMIFVTGRGKSALVDYFDVAFELEATMRGKSKSLDILEPSNARFGEIVSVRQQQPLGLGHAVWCARDIVGDEPFAVLLPDELMYGKPNCLTQMVEAFERVGGNIVAALEVPDSETHQYGVIDPGETNGLLTEIRGLVEKPKPGTAPSNLMLPGRYILQPEVMRELDAQETGAGGEIQLTDAMAKLIGRQPFHGYRFKGERYDCGSAAGFVIANLAMAVEREDVGPKVREFIATL
- a CDS encoding HNH endonuclease, with amino-acid sequence MYHPELIRHPDSCPALVLNADYTPLSYYPLSLWPWQTAVKAMFLERVDVVAHYEREVHSPSTALKLPSVIALRQFVKPNEYPAFTRFNLFLRDKFRCVYCGSHKELTFDHVVPRAQGGRTMWENVATACAPCNLRKGGRTPAEAHMHIMHEPIRPTSWQLQEHGRAFPPNYLHQSWRDYLYWDVELEP